From a region of the Constantimarinum furrinae genome:
- a CDS encoding helix-turn-helix domain-containing protein produces the protein MMNDIAYRHTLILLLMVLSISNVSSQTKQQDFQEMMLEAQKIVFSEPQEAVKIADHLIQNSASPQQSVAAYKILGRAYYVQGNFNNAVLAGMKAKDIAERIEDPELQMEVVWFTLPILMQLQLDMVAQKYYENVLAIQNSGSNLTRHTRQRAGTTIFQNLKRIEEGNLNELDFLSEAISAFESSGDWLIAADLEAILLNKYTNSATYEAGSNYLHSFLNNNNNNNDTYRGDYHRMIALFRLGEIHFKNKAYDKAIQPLASALDLSEKLSNSYFRAQISEVLALTYLPTQDLKSFYMYKEIGTSLENEVTQDEKEAVNSIYNYINQNHVRREEQAIGYYRQTFLILGGIFILVLMIWAGLRWRYRRRIAQYAEFIKYFKNRESEKTEKKIIQKVSAKSAVVPKETEEALIKKLDQFERSVQFTKNEMSLAMLAAQFETNTKYLSEVINSNKNKNFNTYINELRIDYIIDKLRHQPTYLNYKISYLAEESGFNSHSSFATVFKSVTGISPTVFIDILKSNTEKEQPKKKAYETL, from the coding sequence ATGATGAATGACATCGCATATCGACACACCTTAATCCTGCTCCTTATGGTGTTGTCTATATCTAACGTGAGTTCACAAACCAAACAACAGGACTTTCAGGAAATGATGCTGGAAGCACAAAAAATCGTTTTTTCTGAGCCACAGGAGGCAGTAAAAATTGCCGATCATCTAATTCAGAACTCAGCAAGTCCTCAGCAGAGCGTTGCTGCCTATAAAATATTGGGTCGTGCGTATTATGTTCAGGGAAATTTCAATAATGCTGTTTTGGCAGGTATGAAGGCTAAAGATATCGCTGAACGTATAGAAGATCCCGAATTACAGATGGAGGTGGTATGGTTTACACTACCCATACTTATGCAACTTCAGCTGGATATGGTGGCTCAGAAATATTACGAGAATGTACTGGCAATTCAGAATTCAGGCTCCAATTTAACACGTCATACCCGACAAAGAGCAGGTACTACCATATTTCAAAATTTAAAAAGGATTGAAGAAGGAAATCTAAATGAACTCGATTTTCTTTCAGAAGCAATATCCGCTTTTGAAAGCTCGGGTGATTGGTTAATTGCCGCCGATCTGGAAGCCATCCTGTTAAACAAATACACAAATTCTGCAACCTATGAAGCAGGCAGCAATTATTTACATTCCTTTTTAAATAATAATAATAATAATAATGATACTTATAGGGGTGACTATCACAGAATGATCGCTCTGTTTCGCTTGGGTGAAATTCATTTTAAAAACAAGGCATATGACAAAGCGATACAGCCTTTAGCGTCAGCCTTAGATCTGTCTGAAAAATTATCGAATTCATATTTTCGGGCTCAAATTTCAGAGGTACTGGCATTGACCTATCTTCCAACACAAGATCTTAAAAGTTTTTACATGTATAAGGAAATAGGTACTTCGCTCGAAAATGAGGTTACTCAGGATGAAAAGGAAGCTGTTAATTCCATCTACAACTACATTAACCAAAATCATGTTCGAAGAGAAGAACAGGCAATTGGGTATTACCGGCAAACCTTTCTCATTCTTGGTGGGATCTTTATTCTCGTATTGATGATATGGGCGGGACTTCGCTGGCGATACCGACGTAGAATTGCACAATACGCAGAATTCATTAAATATTTTAAAAACCGTGAATCTGAAAAAACTGAAAAGAAAATTATACAAAAGGTAAGTGCTAAATCGGCGGTAGTACCAAAAGAAACTGAAGAGGCACTCATTAAAAAACTCGATCAATTTGAACGATCTGTTCAGTTTACTAAAAATGAAATGTCTCTGGCAATGTTGGCTGCCCAATTCGAAACCAATACAAAGTATCTTTCGGAAGTAATCAATTCGAACAAAAACAAAAACTTCAACACCTATATCAATGAACTTCGAATTGATTATATCATTGACAAATTAAGACATCAGCCAACCTATTTAAACTACAAAATAAGCTATCTGGCAGAGGAAAGCGGGTTTAACTCACATAGTAGTTTTGCAACAGTATTTAAATCGGTAACAGGCATATCTCCTACAGTATTTATTGATATTTTAAAGTCAAATACCGAAAAAGAACAACCAAAAAAGAAAGCCTATGAGACCCTATAG
- a CDS encoding tetratricopeptide repeat protein, translating to MRPYRNIVILLFIGCFFYGLSGFSQSNFNRLRNEANKLIYENPERAIEIAQSLYAREGVSTNDKVSLLLIISTAYSSKRDYNKSLEYALKTEEFLPLLENEKQKMNILNRIGGQYEELQIYDKSIEYLDDALEVIEAYPHQDSVHSFFGYNYTLRGFIYREQMNCDIALRYFDKAITSFKKTLDNPMMNANVSICYYNHGNCMLTAENLMEAKKSFEQSLEYAAVTDAKSLMAYAKKGLADVQSRTGNPEEAILLLKEAHSEAADVGDLRLNQGLYERLSNNFLALGDWENYTKYRAMFIEVQQATKNSERSSINNSLLNLTESKAVAIDALHNKFRPYLYLLIIAIILAILLLIKMIYSSEKQMKQVEKQLKH from the coding sequence ATGAGACCCTATAGGAATATAGTGATCCTGTTATTTATTGGATGCTTTTTTTACGGGTTATCCGGATTTTCTCAATCAAATTTTAACCGTTTAAGAAACGAAGCCAACAAACTTATTTATGAGAATCCGGAGCGCGCGATAGAGATCGCTCAATCTCTATATGCTCGTGAAGGAGTGTCGACAAATGATAAAGTGAGTCTGCTGCTTATTATCTCTACTGCCTATTCCTCCAAAAGAGACTACAACAAATCCTTGGAATACGCTTTAAAAACGGAAGAGTTCCTTCCTTTACTTGAAAACGAAAAGCAAAAAATGAATATTCTTAACCGGATCGGAGGGCAATATGAAGAGCTTCAGATCTATGACAAGTCTATTGAATATCTCGATGATGCATTGGAAGTTATTGAAGCATATCCCCATCAGGATTCGGTACATTCTTTTTTTGGTTACAATTATACGTTACGCGGATTTATTTATCGGGAACAAATGAACTGTGATATCGCACTCAGATATTTCGATAAAGCCATCACCTCCTTTAAGAAAACATTGGATAATCCTATGATGAACGCCAATGTGAGCATATGTTATTACAATCATGGAAATTGCATGCTAACTGCAGAAAATCTAATGGAAGCTAAAAAAAGCTTTGAACAATCCCTCGAATATGCAGCGGTTACCGATGCTAAGAGCCTCATGGCGTATGCAAAAAAAGGATTAGCCGATGTACAGTCGAGAACCGGCAATCCGGAAGAGGCTATTTTGTTGTTAAAGGAAGCCCACTCAGAGGCAGCCGATGTAGGTGACCTAAGGCTCAATCAAGGACTATATGAACGATTATCAAATAATTTTCTTGCCCTTGGTGATTGGGAGAATTACACAAAATACCGGGCCATGTTCATAGAGGTTCAACAGGCCACAAAAAATTCGGAACGTAGTTCAATTAACAATTCTCTTCTCAATTTGACCGAATCCAAAGCAGTTGCTATCGATGCGTTGCATAATAAATTTCGACCCTATTTATATCTATTAATAATTGCAATTATTTTGGCAATTCTTCTCTTGATCAAAATGATCTATTCTTCGGAAAAGCAGATGAAACAAGTTGAAAAACAACTCAAACACTAA
- a CDS encoding T9SS type A sorting domain-containing protein: MKKTIVLFVLIGLVGTLKMTAQFIVSPQFIETTGVSNDGLVVGYVSQAGPYTLWDPETNTYTEIGGAAPGQGIGGSARFSADGVYISGTTLEDIGGTVYSIKSMYNTTTQQWTSLGSLNYSIDDNLSSGYNISADGQTVVGSAYVEPTPGQSGVAVHATAWTASSGMIDLGSLYTNLNRSTRANAVSDDGEVIVGWQDFNGPWKAAVWRKDANGDFLPNEYLLVDPTGDPADEYNQLGEAVTVSGDGNWIGGKGDYANNDEPWIWSESTGYISLGTFPAGGKGTVMKINYDGTLAIGYFQIDPWTPNIPFIWTPTGGLQDFNDYITQTLGYSMGASPVYVPNGMSPNGKYIVGWGYDPTIGPWGDLFTFRLELPETPTNDECNAAIPVACGDTVMSNTLFATNSGGNASPDVYYSFTGDGSPQTISVSTCGTGTNFPTTVRIFSDCTLTNEIVFNDSSCQNQPELEFESDGTSTYYIMVEGYDSSASGSFQLTINCESILGTDEFNRHEIALYPNPVQDILNVSAREEISTVSIYGVSGAKINTYNFQQSSGQIDLSALAGGIYFVQISAGNQIETFKIIKE; encoded by the coding sequence ATGAAAAAAACTATTGTATTATTTGTGCTTATTGGTTTGGTAGGTACTTTAAAAATGACGGCTCAGTTTATAGTGAGTCCTCAGTTTATCGAAACTACAGGTGTTTCTAATGACGGTTTGGTGGTTGGATATGTAAGTCAGGCAGGACCCTATACCCTCTGGGATCCGGAAACCAATACGTATACCGAAATAGGTGGAGCAGCTCCCGGACAAGGGATTGGTGGATCTGCAAGGTTTTCGGCAGACGGTGTGTATATTTCAGGAACAACTCTTGAGGATATAGGAGGCACTGTGTATTCCATTAAATCTATGTATAATACTACAACACAACAGTGGACTTCTCTGGGAAGTTTAAACTATTCTATTGACGATAACCTGAGTTCAGGATATAATATTTCAGCCGATGGACAAACCGTTGTTGGAAGTGCATATGTCGAACCTACTCCCGGTCAATCAGGGGTAGCTGTACATGCTACAGCCTGGACTGCGTCGTCGGGCATGATAGACCTAGGAAGTCTATATACTAATTTAAACAGAAGTACAAGAGCTAATGCGGTAAGTGATGATGGAGAAGTTATTGTGGGATGGCAAGACTTTAACGGTCCGTGGAAAGCTGCCGTTTGGAGAAAGGATGCGAACGGAGATTTCCTGCCTAATGAATATTTACTCGTAGATCCTACAGGGGACCCTGCCGATGAATACAATCAATTGGGAGAAGCTGTCACGGTGTCGGGAGATGGTAACTGGATTGGTGGAAAAGGTGATTATGCAAATAACGACGAACCATGGATCTGGAGTGAATCTACAGGATATATTTCATTGGGTACATTTCCGGCGGGTGGAAAAGGAACCGTGATGAAGATCAATTACGATGGCACTCTGGCAATTGGATATTTTCAAATAGATCCCTGGACTCCAAACATTCCATTTATTTGGACTCCTACCGGAGGTCTTCAGGATTTTAACGACTACATAACTCAAACCCTCGGTTATTCTATGGGTGCCAGTCCGGTATACGTACCAAACGGTATGTCACCCAATGGAAAATATATCGTAGGATGGGGATATGATCCAACTATTGGTCCATGGGGAGATTTATTTACATTCAGACTCGAGCTACCGGAAACTCCTACTAATGATGAGTGTAATGCGGCAATTCCTGTTGCCTGCGGAGATACAGTGATGAGCAATACCCTTTTCGCTACAAATTCGGGAGGAAATGCATCGCCCGATGTCTACTATAGTTTCACCGGTGACGGTTCGCCTCAAACCATTTCTGTGAGTACCTGTGGTACGGGAACAAATTTTCCTACTACGGTTCGTATTTTCTCCGATTGTACGCTTACAAATGAAATAGTATTTAACGATAGTTCTTGTCAGAATCAACCCGAATTAGAGTTCGAATCTGATGGAACAAGTACCTATTATATTATGGTGGAAGGATATGATTCTTCGGCTTCGGGAAGTTTTCAATTAACGATTAACTGTGAGTCTATTTTGGGCACCGATGAATTTAATCGACATGAAATAGCGTTGTATCCTAATCCTGTACAGGATATTCTAAATGTTAGCGCCAGGGAAGAAATTTCTACCGTATCCATATATGGTGTTTCGGGAGCCAAGATCAATACGTATAACTTCCAACAAAGTTCAGGTCAAATTGATCTTTCAGCTTTGGCAGGAGGAATTTATTTTGTACAAATAAGTGCTGGCAATCAGATAGAGACTTTTAAAATCATCAAAGAGTAA
- a CDS encoding DUF4377 domain-containing protein encodes MKTIGILLLTVLLFSCSADDAQVTSEEVTLFVNHYKTTSVVNGTSLLIQENAAIGTTEFQKTPSINGFTFEPGFTYTLNAKKTITENAGTNATTTSYELISIEAQNEVDPAATFTVPLARFVNGLGYVSWLVGNQQTGFVLSNEITIDCGTLCPSLESVHANQEIATGVFIHGEEGIYQLQELY; translated from the coding sequence ATGAAAACTATAGGAATACTACTGCTAACTGTACTGCTTTTCTCATGCAGTGCCGATGACGCACAGGTCACTTCAGAAGAAGTCACTCTTTTTGTGAATCATTATAAAACTACCTCGGTAGTTAACGGAACTTCATTATTAATTCAGGAAAATGCAGCGATAGGAACAACCGAATTTCAGAAAACACCATCTATAAACGGCTTTACTTTTGAACCGGGTTTTACGTACACACTAAACGCCAAAAAGACGATCACAGAAAATGCCGGAACCAATGCTACCACCACCTCCTACGAACTGATTTCGATAGAAGCCCAAAACGAGGTGGATCCCGCGGCCACATTTACCGTTCCTCTTGCACGTTTTGTCAACGGATTGGGTTACGTAAGCTGGTTGGTTGGCAATCAGCAAACCGGATTTGTATTAAGCAACGAGATCACTATAGACTGTGGTACACTATGCCCTTCCTTGGAATCGGTACATGCCAACCAGGAGATCGCTACCGGTGTATTTATTCACGGAGAAGAGGGAATTTACCAGCTTCAGGAATTGTATTAA
- a CDS encoding DUF4199 domain-containing protein, with the protein MKHIQIEFKWAIIFLVALLAWTLLERTLGWHDEEIANHFWLTLLFMPFAVLMYVLEMREKRRRYYNKKISWKQAFFSGALLSLFIALLSPGAQYVIHNFITPEYFKNVIDYSVTNKLMTIKAANETFNITSYMWQAAFGSLFGGLVISAIAAIFMRRS; encoded by the coding sequence ATGAAGCATATTCAAATTGAATTTAAATGGGCTATTATCTTTTTGGTCGCCCTGTTAGCATGGACACTTTTGGAACGCACTCTGGGGTGGCATGATGAAGAGATCGCAAATCACTTTTGGCTTACCCTGCTTTTTATGCCTTTTGCTGTGTTAATGTACGTCCTGGAAATGCGGGAAAAAAGAAGACGCTATTACAATAAAAAAATTAGCTGGAAACAAGCCTTCTTTAGTGGTGCCTTGCTTAGTTTGTTTATCGCGCTGCTCTCGCCTGGAGCACAATATGTAATTCACAACTTTATCACTCCCGAATACTTTAAAAACGTGATCGACTATTCGGTGACCAACAAATTAATGACCATCAAGGCTGCAAATGAAACTTTTAATATAACCAGTTATATGTGGCAGGCTGCCTTTGGATCACTGTTTGGAGGCTTAGTAATTTCAGCGATTGCCGCTATTTTCATGAGAAGATCCTAA
- a CDS encoding RNA polymerase sigma factor: MNANTDQHYIQKTLDGDTRAFSVLVARYQSYVFTTVLRMVKVREVAEEVAQDSFIKAFQSLKTYRGEAKFSTWLYSIAYRKALDALRKNKRERTSEFIDEISEGNFEDIENALGYLEAKERTETIQQCIMALPEEEAAIITLYYFEEQSVREIAQITAYSEDNIKIKLYRSRKKLFTLLKNFIMPEITDSNGKAI, encoded by the coding sequence ATGAACGCTAACACTGACCAACATTATATCCAAAAAACGCTGGATGGTGATACCCGGGCCTTTTCGGTGCTGGTAGCGCGGTATCAGTCTTATGTGTTTACGACAGTATTGCGAATGGTGAAAGTTAGAGAGGTAGCCGAAGAAGTGGCTCAAGACAGTTTTATAAAGGCCTTTCAGTCATTGAAAACCTATAGAGGAGAGGCAAAATTCTCCACCTGGTTGTACAGTATTGCATACCGAAAGGCTCTTGATGCGCTTAGGAAAAACAAAAGAGAACGCACTTCAGAATTTATCGATGAAATTTCTGAAGGTAATTTTGAAGACATTGAAAATGCGCTTGGGTATTTAGAAGCCAAAGAGCGCACAGAAACCATCCAACAATGTATTATGGCATTACCCGAAGAGGAGGCGGCAATTATTACATTGTATTATTTTGAAGAACAATCGGTTCGTGAAATTGCGCAAATTACAGCGTATTCCGAAGATAATATTAAAATAAAACTATACCGGAGCAGGAAAAAATTATTTACTTTGTTAAAGAACTTTATTATGCCCGAAATAACAGATTCTAATGGAAAAGCAATTTGA
- a CDS encoding DUF6249 domain-containing protein, which yields MGSEVVVIPIIFGVLFGIYYLYISARNRERLALIEKGADASIFYSRERKVTSIWKVVVINLALLSMGIGLGIFVAALMVQSGMDEDVAYPGTIFFMAGLGLLSGFFLTKKLNKDA from the coding sequence ATGGGATCAGAAGTAGTAGTAATACCAATTATATTCGGAGTGCTTTTCGGAATTTATTATTTATACATTTCAGCCAGAAACCGAGAGCGTTTGGCCTTAATAGAAAAAGGCGCAGATGCCTCAATTTTTTACAGCCGTGAACGCAAGGTTACTTCCATATGGAAAGTGGTGGTCATTAATCTGGCGCTCTTATCTATGGGTATAGGCCTTGGAATTTTTGTGGCCGCATTAATGGTTCAATCGGGAATGGATGAAGATGTGGCGTACCCGGGAACTATTTTCTTTATGGCGGGGCTTGGGTTACTTTCGGGGTTCTTTCTTACTAAGAAGTTGAATAAAGACGCTTAA
- a CDS encoding DUF4097 family beta strand repeat-containing protein, producing MKTITSFKSIVAIGLLLSTSVLFSQKKYSETFNVSGDVVVSVNTSHTNVIFETWNKNKVEVEAFVDGEKLSEKEKEEIFKEWKFEVLGNSNKVVVTSQGGNSWMGMPNFQGPDNFSFVMPDIGEIPKMPHFKMPELPEGLLNDMGNFHFDYEAFEEDEEGYMKKFEAELEKKLGKDFEKKMEAWGNKFALEWSDENGEVISKEWQEKMEAWGKNFEKRMEKWEETHGKKMEEWAAKMEKEYGDGNGNFSKKVMTDPNGNKTIIIQGSRHNNKLFETKANKTIIIRMPKGAKTDVNVRHGELKMADAMNIKATLNYSPFTANSIDGGKTLINASYAPVIINDWKNGTLMVKYVEDCRINNVQRIDMKSNSSDVNINVLSGSATINGSHGDIFIGKITDDFKTITINLDTADLHFGKPVTAYNFNFNGKKSTLLYPKTMELDQSKDNGRVLVSGFNRSKNSGKTLTIVANYSNVKFQ from the coding sequence ATGAAGACTATAACATCATTTAAAAGCATTGTAGCCATTGGGTTACTACTAAGTACATCGGTACTTTTTTCACAGAAGAAGTATTCAGAAACATTTAATGTCTCGGGCGATGTCGTGGTTTCAGTTAATACGTCACACACCAATGTGATCTTTGAAACCTGGAACAAGAATAAGGTAGAAGTTGAAGCCTTTGTAGACGGAGAGAAGCTTTCAGAAAAGGAAAAGGAAGAGATCTTTAAAGAATGGAAATTTGAGGTACTGGGGAACAGTAACAAAGTGGTTGTCACCTCTCAAGGGGGTAACAGTTGGATGGGAATGCCAAATTTTCAAGGACCGGATAATTTTTCTTTTGTAATGCCCGATATTGGAGAAATACCCAAAATGCCACATTTTAAAATGCCCGAACTACCCGAAGGGCTTTTAAATGATATGGGGAATTTTCACTTCGACTATGAAGCCTTTGAAGAAGATGAAGAGGGCTATATGAAAAAATTTGAAGCAGAGCTGGAGAAAAAACTCGGCAAGGATTTCGAAAAAAAGATGGAAGCGTGGGGCAATAAGTTTGCACTGGAATGGAGTGATGAGAATGGAGAAGTCATTTCTAAGGAATGGCAGGAGAAGATGGAGGCCTGGGGAAAGAATTTTGAAAAGAGAATGGAAAAATGGGAAGAAACCCATGGAAAGAAAATGGAAGAATGGGCTGCCAAAATGGAAAAGGAATACGGGGATGGTAATGGAAATTTCAGCAAGAAAGTCATGACAGATCCCAATGGGAACAAAACTATAATTATTCAGGGAAGCCGTCATAACAATAAATTATTTGAAACAAAAGCCAATAAGACGATCATCATCAGGATGCCAAAAGGGGCAAAAACCGATGTGAATGTTCGTCACGGGGAACTTAAAATGGCAGACGCCATGAATATAAAGGCCACACTTAATTATTCACCATTTACAGCTAACAGTATTGATGGGGGGAAGACCCTCATCAATGCTTCGTATGCCCCGGTGATCATAAACGACTGGAAAAACGGAACTTTAATGGTTAAATATGTAGAGGACTGTAGAATAAATAATGTACAACGTATCGATATGAAATCGAATTCCAGCGATGTGAATATTAATGTGCTAAGCGGTTCGGCGACCATAAACGGATCGCATGGCGATATATTTATTGGAAAGATCACCGACGATTTTAAAACCATCACCATCAATCTCGATACGGCCGATCTGCATTTCGGTAAACCGGTAACGGCTTATAACTTTAACTTCAACGGAAAGAAATCTACGCTGCTGTACCCCAAGACTATGGAACTAGATCAGTCGAAAGATAACGGAAGAGTATTGGTTAGCGGTTTTAACAGATCTAAGAATTCAGGAAAGACCTTAACTATAGTTGCGAATTACAGCAATGTAAAATTCCAATAA
- a CDS encoding RNA polymerase sigma factor, giving the protein MSDSLLIEQCKQNNPKAQMALYRQYCDGMFIVAQRYLKDTATAEDALQEAFIKAFKKIDQFKGDVTFGSWLKRIVINMCLDVIKSKKVELLSLHENVVHIAEKEDDWHVPDQTTMEEVYSAIEQLPYNHRIVVKLFLLEGYDHQEISEILGISESASRTNLHRGKLQLKETLKHLQYGTGY; this is encoded by the coding sequence TTGTCCGATTCATTACTTATTGAGCAATGTAAACAGAACAATCCTAAGGCACAAATGGCCTTATACCGACAGTATTGTGACGGGATGTTCATCGTTGCCCAAAGGTATTTAAAGGACACAGCGACGGCAGAAGACGCATTACAAGAAGCATTTATAAAGGCTTTCAAGAAGATCGATCAGTTTAAAGGGGACGTCACCTTTGGATCCTGGTTGAAGCGAATTGTGATCAATATGTGTCTGGATGTCATTAAATCGAAGAAAGTAGAATTGCTTTCACTACATGAGAATGTAGTGCATATAGCCGAAAAGGAAGATGATTGGCATGTTCCCGATCAGACTACTATGGAAGAAGTTTATTCGGCAATTGAGCAGCTACCCTATAATCACAGGATCGTAGTAAAGCTATTTTTACTGGAAGGCTATGATCATCAGGAAATATCTGAAATACTGGGTATATCTGAAAGTGCTTCCAGAACGAATTTACACAGAGGAAAATTACAATTGAAAGAGACATTAAAACATTTACAATATGGCACGGGATATTAG
- a CDS encoding PA2169 family four-helix-bundle protein, producing MNKKYADFNKLNRLLVASFEAEKLYYNAAQDAQTTALKRFLNYMAVERNRMSHDISNELHSRDIEPLKEDADKGNIDRTWHEIKEALEHFDAEVILNQCIARDRNNIKRYTDLIEAKQLPEAIIAMLEKQRKQLEWYIKQAEQHKIDPFKKETAPKAEDEKKTSDKNNDDRDHRVIPLRAM from the coding sequence ATGAACAAGAAATACGCCGACTTCAACAAACTCAATCGTCTTTTGGTCGCAAGTTTTGAGGCCGAAAAACTGTATTATAATGCTGCTCAAGATGCCCAAACTACAGCCTTAAAACGATTTTTAAATTATATGGCAGTAGAGCGAAACAGAATGAGTCATGATATTTCCAATGAATTACACTCCAGAGATATTGAACCACTTAAGGAGGATGCTGACAAAGGAAATATTGATCGTACCTGGCATGAAATTAAGGAAGCATTAGAACATTTTGATGCTGAAGTAATTTTAAATCAATGTATTGCCAGAGATCGAAACAATATTAAGCGTTATACCGATCTCATTGAAGCAAAACAATTGCCTGAAGCTATTATTGCAATGCTTGAGAAGCAAAGAAAACAATTAGAATGGTATATAAAACAAGCCGAGCAACACAAGATCGATCCCTTTAAAAAGGAGACAGCTCCCAAAGCTGAGGATGAAAAAAAAACGTCGGACAAGAACAATGACGATAGAGACCATCGAGTCATTCCCTTAAGAGCAATGTAA
- a CDS encoding organic hydroperoxide resistance protein: MKTLYEATSVASGGRKGHVKTEDGPIDMDVSVPKSMGGDGGPGTNPEQLFGCAYAACFGGALQVIASKKKIELSDDFTVSATIGFCEDEDGAFLEATLDCYLPGLDVKTGEDLINKAHEICPFSKATRDNITVTLNLLLDE, from the coding sequence ATGAAAACTTTATATGAAGCTACATCTGTGGCATCGGGAGGACGCAAAGGCCATGTAAAAACTGAAGACGGACCTATCGACATGGATGTCTCGGTTCCTAAATCCATGGGTGGTGATGGAGGTCCCGGAACGAACCCCGAACAACTTTTTGGATGTGCTTATGCCGCTTGTTTTGGAGGGGCATTACAGGTAATTGCTTCAAAAAAGAAAATAGAACTATCTGATGATTTTACGGTTTCTGCCACCATAGGTTTTTGTGAAGATGAGGATGGAGCTTTTTTGGAAGCTACTTTAGACTGCTACCTTCCCGGATTAGATGTAAAAACCGGTGAAGATCTTATCAATAAAGCCCATGAGATCTGTCCATTTTCAAAGGCAACCCGGGATAATATTACAGTTACCTTAAATTTATTGCTTGACGAATAG
- the meaB gene encoding methylmalonyl Co-A mutase-associated GTPase MeaB, which yields MTSKKKNTGALSEKKGVIQPDSLNQNVANKVKASRKKTPQLSEIINGLTEGNKASLSRAITLIESTAIQHQNKAKQLIEACLPLANKSVRIGITGVPGVGKSTFIEQFGKLLVDRGSKVAVLAVDPSSSISKGSILGDKTRMEALVNESNAFIRPSASGDSLGGVARKTREAIILCEAAGFDIIIIETVGVGQSETAVHSMTDFFLLLKLAGAGDELQGIKRGIIEMADAIVINKADGENIKAAKLAKTEFNRALHLYPAKESQWTPKTLLSSALKNEGINEIWELIEEYINKTKANNYFSEKRKQQNKFWLTQTIENRLKHDFFSQPAIKKELENQLRALDANETTPFEAAETLLAMSSNRTN from the coding sequence GTGACTTCAAAGAAAAAAAATACCGGTGCCCTTTCAGAAAAAAAAGGGGTCATCCAACCCGATTCGCTTAATCAGAATGTAGCGAATAAGGTTAAGGCATCCAGAAAAAAAACACCCCAGCTATCTGAGATCATAAATGGGCTCACAGAAGGAAACAAGGCCTCTTTAAGCAGGGCAATTACCCTCATTGAAAGTACGGCCATACAGCATCAAAATAAAGCCAAACAACTTATCGAAGCCTGTCTCCCATTGGCAAATAAATCGGTGCGAATCGGTATTACCGGGGTCCCCGGAGTGGGCAAAAGTACTTTTATTGAACAATTTGGAAAGCTCCTGGTAGACCGAGGATCTAAAGTAGCCGTTTTAGCGGTTGATCCCAGTAGTTCCATTAGTAAAGGCAGTATTTTGGGCGACAAAACCCGGATGGAAGCGCTAGTGAATGAATCAAATGCATTTATACGACCTTCGGCAAGTGGAGACTCTTTGGGCGGAGTGGCCCGTAAAACCCGGGAAGCTATCATACTTTGTGAGGCGGCCGGATTCGATATCATCATCATTGAAACCGTAGGAGTGGGTCAGAGTGAAACTGCGGTGCACTCCATGACCGATTTCTTCTTACTTTTAAAACTGGCAGGTGCCGGGGACGAATTACAGGGAATTAAACGCGGGATCATTGAAATGGCAGATGCCATAGTGATCAACAAGGCAGATGGCGAGAATATAAAAGCCGCTAAGCTGGCCAAAACAGAATTCAACAGAGCACTTCACCTCTACCCTGCTAAAGAAAGCCAATGGACACCTAAAACCCTGCTAAGCAGTGCGTTAAAAAACGAAGGCATAAACGAAATCTGGGAACTTATAGAAGAATACATAAACAAGACCAAAGCCAACAATTACTTTTCGGAAAAGCGAAAGCAACAAAATAAATTCTGGCTTACCCAAACTATAGAAAATCGGTTAAAACATGATTTTTTCTCTCAGCCGGCCATAAAAAAAGAACTTGAAAATCAACTAAGGGCTTTGGATGCCAACGAGACCACACCCTTTGAAGCCGCCGAAACATTGTTAGCGATGTCCTCAAACCGAACTAATTAA